One genomic segment of Paenibacillus durus includes these proteins:
- the yfcE gene encoding phosphodiesterase, protein MKLMFISDIHGSLHWLKKALEKYAEEKADGLVILGDFMYHGPRNPLPDGYDPKGVAQELNAIKRHITAVRGNCDSEVDQMLLDFPMMGDYTQILYEGRRIYVTHGHGFSIENLPELSEGDIFIQGHTHVPVAGVKEGIYVLNPGSISLPKENNPNSYGVLEGGEFTVKSFAGETVKSIRIS, encoded by the coding sequence ATGAAGCTGATGTTTATTTCCGATATTCACGGTTCGTTGCACTGGTTAAAGAAAGCGCTGGAGAAATACGCCGAGGAGAAGGCGGACGGCCTAGTCATTCTGGGGGATTTCATGTACCACGGTCCCCGCAATCCGCTGCCGGATGGTTACGATCCTAAGGGAGTGGCGCAGGAGCTCAATGCGATCAAGCGGCATATTACAGCCGTGCGGGGCAACTGCGACTCCGAGGTGGATCAGATGCTGCTCGATTTTCCGATGATGGGAGACTATACGCAAATTCTGTACGAAGGCAGACGCATTTACGTCACGCATGGACATGGCTTCAGCATTGAGAATCTGCCGGAGCTCAGCGAAGGGGATATCTTCATTCAGGGACATACCCATGTTCCGGTGGCCGGCGTCAAGGAAGGCATTTACGTGCTTAACCCCGGCTCCATCTCGCTCCCCAAAGAAAACAATCCCAATTCCTATGGCGTACTGGAGGGCGGGGAGTTTACGGTAAAGAGCTTTGCGGGGGAGACGGTGAAGTCGATCCGGATTTCCTGA
- the pulA gene encoding type I pullulanase produces MSVQGGKGEPIDYGDPAVVGGVPVHVGGFDDLPGYEGDDLGVSYMPERSAFRLWAPTSQQAELVLYDSWQGDASAVLPMTRDIGGTWILTVKGDLEGKFYTYRVWFEDRWNEAVDPYARAVGVNGDRGAILDLRKTDPLRWTEDKPPFGDPVDAVIYELHLRDLSIHPAGGIRQKGKFAGLSESGTRGPEGILTGLDYIADLGVTHVQLQPIADYATESVDETKLDQPHYNWGYDPKNYNVPEGSYATDPYVPGVRIQELKYLIQTLHDRGLRVIMDVVYNHVYDSFRMSLTKLVPGYYLRYKADGTLSNGSGCGNDCATERKMMSRYIADSVLYWAGEYHIDGFRFDLMGLMDIGTMTEIRRRLDELDPSILTIGEGWVMDTELAPSQRANQQNSALLQRFGQFNDGFRDAVKGSIFLHNRKGFISGGAGTENGVMAGIAGGITYGPGIWQFAQEPQQSVNFVECHDNHSLWDKLLLSTEGATDEERRAMHRLASAMVLTSQGIPFLHAGQEFMRTKNGIENSYNGPEEINWLDWQRCAAHQDDVEYMKKLIALRKEHPAFRLRSAEEIRRGLFFERAPGGAVAFTLRNHAGGDSASHLYVVYKVNKEEMSLALPKLGEWQPLLGGEQITRLTKEQAIIRGIGMTVLAVQ; encoded by the coding sequence TTGTCGGTACAAGGGGGAAAAGGTGAGCCGATTGATTACGGCGATCCTGCGGTCGTAGGGGGAGTCCCCGTCCATGTTGGCGGCTTTGACGATTTGCCCGGTTACGAGGGCGACGATTTGGGCGTGAGCTACATGCCGGAGCGCTCTGCGTTCCGGCTATGGGCGCCGACCTCCCAGCAGGCGGAGCTGGTACTGTACGATTCCTGGCAGGGAGATGCTTCAGCCGTTCTGCCAATGACCCGCGATATCGGGGGAACCTGGATATTGACGGTAAAGGGCGATTTGGAAGGCAAATTCTATACGTATCGCGTATGGTTCGAAGACCGGTGGAACGAGGCGGTCGATCCCTACGCCAGAGCCGTCGGCGTGAATGGCGACCGTGGGGCCATTCTCGATCTGAGGAAGACGGACCCGCTGCGCTGGACCGAAGACAAACCGCCTTTTGGCGATCCCGTGGATGCCGTCATCTATGAGCTGCACCTGCGGGACTTGTCGATCCATCCGGCCGGTGGCATCCGTCAGAAAGGGAAGTTTGCCGGCCTTTCGGAGAGCGGCACGCGGGGACCGGAGGGGATTCTTACCGGGCTGGACTATATCGCGGATCTTGGCGTTACCCATGTGCAGCTGCAGCCGATTGCGGATTACGCGACCGAAAGCGTGGATGAAACGAAGCTCGATCAGCCGCACTATAATTGGGGCTACGACCCGAAGAACTATAATGTCCCCGAAGGCTCCTATGCGACCGATCCTTACGTTCCGGGGGTACGGATACAAGAGCTTAAGTATCTGATTCAGACGCTGCATGACCGCGGCCTGCGGGTTATCATGGACGTTGTATATAACCATGTTTATGACAGCTTCCGTATGAGTCTCACCAAGCTTGTTCCGGGCTACTACTTGCGTTACAAAGCGGACGGTACGCTGTCGAACGGATCGGGCTGCGGCAATGATTGCGCCACCGAGCGCAAGATGATGTCCCGCTATATTGCCGATTCTGTGCTGTATTGGGCTGGGGAGTACCATATCGACGGCTTCCGCTTCGATCTGATGGGCCTCATGGACATCGGAACCATGACGGAGATCCGCCGGCGGCTCGACGAGCTGGACCCTTCCATCCTTACGATCGGGGAGGGCTGGGTGATGGACACGGAGCTTGCGCCTTCGCAGCGGGCGAACCAGCAGAACAGCGCCTTATTGCAAAGGTTCGGGCAGTTTAACGACGGGTTCCGTGACGCGGTTAAGGGAAGCATTTTTCTGCATAACCGCAAAGGCTTCATCAGCGGAGGAGCCGGAACTGAGAACGGGGTCATGGCCGGAATCGCCGGAGGCATTACTTACGGGCCGGGGATCTGGCAGTTCGCCCAGGAGCCGCAGCAATCGGTTAACTTTGTGGAATGCCATGACAATCATTCGCTGTGGGATAAACTGCTGTTGTCTACGGAAGGGGCGACGGATGAGGAACGCCGGGCTATGCACCGGCTTGCTTCTGCAATGGTGCTGACGAGCCAGGGTATTCCGTTTCTGCATGCCGGCCAGGAGTTCATGCGGACGAAGAACGGCATTGAGAACAGTTATAACGGTCCGGAAGAAATCAATTGGCTCGATTGGCAGCGGTGCGCCGCCCATCAGGATGATGTTGAATATATGAAGAAATTGATTGCGCTTCGCAAGGAGCATCCGGCGTTCCGGTTGCGGAGCGCGGAGGAGATTCGCCGGGGGCTTTTCTTTGAGCGGGCCCCTGGCGGAGCGGTAGCCTTTACGCTGCGGAATCACGCCGGAGGAGATTCGGCGAGTCACTTGTACGTCGTTTATAAAGTGAATAAAGAAGAGATGTCGCTGGCGCTTCCGAAGCTGGGAGAATGGCAGCCGCTGCTCGGCGGAGAACAAATCACCCGTCTGACCAAAGAACAGGCCATTATCCGGGGCATCGGAATGACGGTGCTGGCGGTGCAGTGA
- a CDS encoding agmatine deiminase family protein, whose product MNPKALNYSMPPEWAKHERTFISWPVQASMCFPDDHESVCQGYADIIRAIAEFEPVTVVVGPDEQEEVMRLVSGPGITFLPIEHSDAWLRDNGPTFVMNTGGQLAGINWKFNAWGGKYSPWDLDDKVAPQIIETVKVARFDAPIVMEGGSFHTDGEGTMITTEECLLNPNRNPGLGRGDIEEVLRQYTGADKIIWLKRGLSGDETDGHVDNIACFAAPGKVIIQVCEDPQDENYEITAENLHILENMADAKGRKLEIVKIQQPPRADHEGNRLTLSYLNFYFVNGGIILPVFGAPESDALAEETLKRLFPDRRIRTVNGMAVIREGGNVHCTTQQMPAPEVHTF is encoded by the coding sequence ATGAATCCTAAAGCTTTGAATTATAGCATGCCGCCCGAATGGGCGAAGCATGAACGGACGTTTATATCCTGGCCGGTGCAGGCGTCCATGTGCTTTCCGGACGACCATGAATCCGTATGCCAAGGCTATGCCGATATTATCCGGGCCATCGCCGAATTCGAGCCGGTGACGGTCGTTGTGGGTCCGGACGAGCAGGAGGAGGTTATGCGCCTGGTAAGCGGGCCCGGAATTACCTTCTTGCCGATTGAACACAGCGACGCCTGGCTGCGGGATAACGGGCCGACCTTTGTCATGAACACTGGCGGGCAGCTTGCCGGTATCAACTGGAAGTTCAACGCCTGGGGCGGCAAATACTCGCCATGGGATCTCGACGACAAGGTTGCTCCGCAAATTATCGAGACAGTGAAGGTTGCCCGGTTCGACGCGCCGATTGTGATGGAAGGAGGTTCCTTTCATACCGACGGCGAAGGCACGATGATTACGACCGAGGAATGTCTGCTGAATCCGAACCGCAATCCCGGACTTGGACGGGGTGATATTGAGGAGGTTCTTCGCCAGTACACCGGCGCGGACAAGATTATCTGGCTGAAGCGCGGCCTGAGCGGCGACGAGACCGACGGACATGTCGATAATATCGCCTGCTTTGCCGCTCCGGGCAAGGTTATCATTCAGGTGTGCGAGGACCCGCAGGATGAGAATTATGAGATCACGGCCGAGAATCTGCACATTCTGGAGAATATGGCGGACGCCAAGGGCAGGAAGCTGGAGATCGTCAAAATCCAGCAGCCGCCGCGCGCCGACCATGAGGGAAATCGGTTGACGCTCAGCTACCTGAATTTCTATTTCGTCAACGGCGGGATTATCCTGCCTGTATTCGGCGCGCCCGAGAGCGATGCGCTCGCGGAGGAGACGCTAAAGCGTCTGTTCCCGGACCGGCGAATCCGCACGGTGAATGGAATGGCGGTCATCCGTGAGGGCGGCAACGTACACTGCACAACGCAGCAAATGCCGGCCCCGGAAGTTCATACATTTTGA
- a CDS encoding glycosyltransferase family 4 protein, with the protein MKICMIAPGRFPLPGSGSVEICIWETARLLARRHSTTVISRRMPGLPGLEEREGVRLIRLPADTPGLYLAETLDALREEPYELIQVDNRPHLAAAVKRAFPHIPVVLFLHSLTFVPSDPKVALSLGHADLIAVNSQSLRGRLDRRFTSARLPVAVVPLGADLSRFTPLPDDQRKLLRREYGLPRRFTVLFVGRLIPRKGVPILMRAAAMLNRRLPVHLVIAGTGKPAYMRKLNQLARRLRLSVSFIGGVPHEEIHRMYQIADCLVCPSQRHESFGLVNVEAMAAGLPVIASNNGGIREIISSGRNGFLVERYREAASFARMMLPLARSPKRAAAIGMQGRRDAFQTFDWARTADRLELLYSGLCQRRK; encoded by the coding sequence ATGAAGATCTGTATGATAGCGCCGGGACGGTTTCCGCTTCCGGGCAGCGGTTCCGTGGAAATCTGTATCTGGGAGACGGCCAGACTGCTCGCCCGCCGCCACAGCACCACCGTAATCAGCCGGAGAATGCCGGGACTTCCCGGGCTTGAAGAGCGCGAAGGAGTCAGGCTGATCCGCCTGCCTGCGGATACTCCCGGCCTCTACCTTGCCGAAACGCTGGATGCCCTCCGGGAGGAACCGTATGAGCTTATTCAAGTTGACAACCGTCCGCATTTGGCGGCTGCCGTGAAGCGGGCCTTCCCTCACATTCCGGTCGTGTTATTCCTGCACTCCCTGACCTTTGTGCCCAGCGACCCGAAGGTCGCTCTGAGCCTTGGCCACGCGGATCTTATCGCCGTCAACAGCCAGTCGCTGCGCGGCAGGCTGGACCGCCGATTCACCTCTGCCCGCCTCCCGGTTGCAGTTGTGCCGCTGGGCGCCGACCTGTCCCGGTTCACACCGCTTCCAGACGATCAGCGGAAGCTGCTCCGCCGGGAATATGGGCTGCCCCGCCGCTTTACCGTTCTATTCGTCGGCCGGCTTATTCCCCGCAAAGGCGTGCCCATCCTGATGCGGGCGGCGGCTATGCTGAATAGGCGGCTGCCCGTGCATCTCGTAATCGCCGGCACGGGGAAGCCAGCCTATATGCGGAAGCTCAATCAGCTCGCCCGGCGTCTGCGCCTGTCCGTTTCTTTTATCGGCGGCGTTCCGCACGAGGAAATTCACCGGATGTACCAGATTGCCGACTGTCTGGTCTGCCCTTCGCAGCGGCATGAATCATTCGGCCTGGTCAATGTGGAAGCCATGGCCGCCGGACTGCCGGTCATCGCCTCCAATAACGGCGGTATCCGCGAAATCATATCATCCGGCCGCAACGGCTTCCTCGTGGAGCGCTACCGGGAGGCCGCTTCTTTTGCCCGAATGATGCTGCCGCTTGCCCGCAGCCCGAAGCGGGCCGCCGCCATCGGAATGCAAGGGCGGCGGGACGCGTTTCAGACTTTCGATTGGGCGAGAACGGCTGATCGGTTGGAGCTTCTATACTCTGGACTCTGTCAGCGCCGGAAATGA
- the aguB gene encoding N-carbamoylputrescine amidase — protein MRNVKVAATQMSCSGSIDENIAKADKLVREAAAQGAQIILLQELFETPYFCQKEKSDYYEYATELEQNKAVNHFKEVAKELKVVLPISFYEKKNYARYNSLAVIDADGSILGKYRKSHIPDGPGYEEKFYFNPGDTGFKVWNTRYAKIGVGVCWDQWYPEAARVMTLMGAELLFYPTAIGSEPQDSSIDSKDHWQMCMLGHAAANLIPVVASNRIGREEDEESSINFYGSSFIAGPQGNKIAEAGRDEETVLVGEFDLDALETLRIEWGIFRDRRPELYRLIASYDGDLTF, from the coding sequence TTGAGAAACGTAAAAGTAGCCGCAACGCAGATGAGCTGCTCCGGCAGCATTGATGAGAATATTGCCAAGGCCGACAAGCTGGTTCGGGAGGCGGCGGCGCAGGGAGCGCAGATTATTCTGCTGCAGGAGCTGTTCGAGACGCCCTATTTCTGCCAGAAGGAAAAGTCGGATTACTATGAGTACGCGACGGAACTGGAACAGAATAAAGCCGTGAACCATTTTAAAGAGGTGGCAAAAGAGCTGAAGGTCGTGCTGCCGATCAGCTTCTATGAGAAGAAGAACTATGCGCGCTACAATTCGCTGGCTGTCATCGACGCCGATGGAAGCATCCTTGGCAAATACCGCAAGAGCCATATTCCGGACGGCCCCGGTTATGAGGAGAAGTTCTATTTCAATCCCGGGGACACCGGTTTTAAAGTATGGAACACCCGTTACGCCAAAATCGGGGTAGGCGTATGCTGGGATCAATGGTATCCGGAAGCGGCGCGCGTCATGACGCTGATGGGAGCGGAGCTTCTGTTCTATCCGACGGCCATCGGCTCGGAGCCGCAGGACAGCTCCATTGATTCGAAGGATCACTGGCAGATGTGCATGCTCGGCCATGCTGCAGCGAATCTGATTCCCGTTGTAGCTTCCAATCGCATCGGCCGCGAAGAGGACGAAGAATCGAGCATCAATTTCTACGGGTCCTCGTTTATCGCCGGTCCGCAGGGCAACAAGATTGCCGAAGCCGGACGGGATGAAGAGACAGTGCTGGTCGGCGAGTTCGATCTGGACGCGCTGGAGACCCTCCGGATCGAGTGGGGCATCTTCCGCGACCGCCGTCCGGAGCTGTATCGCCTGATCGCCTCCTATGACGGAGATTTGACTTTTTAA
- a CDS encoding glutamate synthase subunit beta — protein sequence MGKSTGFMEYQRVTPSECEALERIKNWNEFSIPLEEEQLRDQAARCMDCGTPFCHVGRLLSGMASGCPLHNLIPEWNDMVYKGNWEVALKRLQKSNNFPEFTSRVCPSPCEGACTVGMNGQPVTIRSIEKAIVDKGFEEGWIKPEPPLARTGKSVAVVGSGPAGLACAAQLNKAGHTVTVYERADRVGGLLTYGIPNMKLDKKKVQRRADLLEAEGVNFITGTEIGKDISAEELKAQYDAVVLCAGSTKTRDLPIEGRELSGIYQAMEFLTLNTKSLLDSELQNGEYLSAAGKDVVVIGGGDTGTDCVATSIRHGCKSVIQLEIMPQAPLTREPSNPWPEFPKVLKVDYGQVEAKALYQEDPRRYLVSTKRFAGDENGHVKELHTVRIEWVRNEDGRMVPKEVPGSEEVIPAQLVLLALGFTGPEETLPSQLGLERDERSNIKAEYGVHTTNVEGVFAAGDMRRGQSLIVWAISEGRQAAREVDRYLMGSSNLP from the coding sequence ATGGGCAAATCTACGGGATTTATGGAATATCAGCGTGTAACGCCTTCGGAATGCGAAGCACTGGAGCGAATTAAGAATTGGAATGAGTTTTCGATACCGTTGGAGGAGGAGCAGCTGCGGGATCAGGCCGCGCGATGTATGGACTGTGGGACGCCTTTTTGCCATGTGGGCCGGCTGCTGTCGGGAATGGCTTCCGGCTGTCCGCTGCATAATCTGATTCCAGAATGGAATGATATGGTATATAAAGGGAACTGGGAAGTAGCCTTGAAACGTCTCCAGAAGAGTAATAACTTCCCTGAATTCACAAGCCGGGTATGTCCTTCGCCTTGCGAAGGCGCGTGTACGGTGGGAATGAACGGTCAGCCCGTGACCATCCGTTCGATCGAGAAAGCGATTGTGGATAAAGGCTTCGAAGAAGGCTGGATCAAGCCGGAGCCCCCGCTTGCGCGCACCGGCAAAAGCGTGGCCGTCGTCGGCTCCGGGCCGGCGGGTCTAGCCTGCGCGGCGCAGCTTAACAAAGCGGGCCACACGGTCACCGTCTATGAACGGGCTGACCGGGTCGGCGGCCTGCTGACCTATGGCATTCCGAATATGAAGCTCGACAAGAAGAAGGTGCAGCGCCGGGCTGATCTGCTTGAGGCCGAAGGGGTTAACTTTATAACCGGAACGGAAATCGGCAAGGATATTTCGGCCGAGGAGCTGAAGGCCCAGTATGATGCGGTTGTGCTCTGCGCGGGTTCGACGAAGACTCGTGATCTTCCAATCGAAGGAAGAGAGCTGTCCGGCATTTACCAGGCGATGGAATTCCTGACCCTGAATACGAAGAGCCTGCTTGATTCGGAGCTTCAGAACGGGGAGTACCTGTCCGCAGCCGGCAAAGATGTTGTCGTTATCGGCGGCGGCGATACCGGCACCGACTGCGTGGCGACCTCCATCCGTCATGGCTGCAAGAGCGTCATCCAACTGGAGATCATGCCGCAAGCGCCGCTCACCCGTGAGCCAAGCAATCCTTGGCCAGAATTTCCGAAGGTGCTTAAGGTGGACTACGGACAGGTAGAAGCGAAGGCTTTGTATCAGGAAGATCCGCGCCGCTATCTTGTATCGACGAAGCGGTTCGCCGGGGATGAGAACGGACATGTGAAGGAACTGCACACAGTACGTATCGAATGGGTGCGCAACGAAGATGGCCGTATGGTGCCAAAAGAAGTTCCGGGCAGTGAAGAAGTCATTCCGGCGCAGCTCGTGCTGCTGGCGCTGGGCTTTACCGGACCGGAGGAGACGCTGCCAAGCCAGCTTGGTCTGGAGCGCGACGAACGTTCCAACATCAAGGCGGAATACGGAGTGCATACGACCAATGTGGAGGGCGTCTTTGCCGCCGGCGACATGCGCCGCGGACAGAGCCTTATCGTGTGGGCGATCAGCGAAGGTCGTCAGGCTGCACGGGAAGTGGACCGTTATCTGATGGGCTCCTCGAATCTGCCTTAA
- a CDS encoding YheC/YheD family protein, producing MKAKSTLTSKWIKTKVLLRSPEISPLIPETARLTRENAKRMLDKYGMVYIKPEVGTYGNGVIRAERRSGEKGAAYWYQSGTKQRTFGTFEAFYTSLKGKTGSRKYLIQKGIDLLKAGGKRFDIRVMVQRSPSGIWETTGLIGRVAGVGKIVTNYHAGGKPTAVEKLLAPHTSDALRAETMKRLRKLGKDVGQFYKKKYPGFKQLGVDVGLDRSLTPWIIEVNTNPDPYIFNQLSDKTMYRKVMAYRRAQQTTRPKR from the coding sequence ATGAAAGCAAAATCGACACTGACAAGCAAATGGATCAAGACGAAGGTGCTGCTCCGCAGTCCGGAAATATCGCCGTTGATTCCGGAGACGGCAAGACTGACCCGCGAGAATGCCAAGAGAATGTTGGACAAATACGGAATGGTGTATATCAAGCCGGAGGTAGGCACTTACGGAAACGGAGTCATTCGGGCCGAGCGCCGATCGGGTGAAAAGGGGGCCGCGTACTGGTATCAGAGCGGGACCAAGCAGAGAACCTTCGGCACCTTTGAGGCATTCTATACCTCACTTAAAGGGAAGACGGGCAGCCGCAAGTACCTGATTCAAAAAGGAATCGACCTGCTGAAAGCGGGTGGCAAGCGCTTCGATATCCGCGTCATGGTTCAGCGCAGTCCCAGCGGAATCTGGGAAACGACGGGGCTGATCGGCAGAGTGGCCGGGGTGGGAAAGATCGTTACGAACTACCATGCCGGCGGCAAGCCGACGGCGGTGGAGAAGCTGCTCGCCCCGCATACGAGCGATGCGCTTCGGGCTGAGACGATGAAGCGTCTGCGGAAGCTCGGCAAAGATGTCGGGCAATTTTACAAGAAAAAATACCCGGGGTTCAAGCAGCTTGGGGTCGATGTCGGCCTCGACCGTTCCCTGACTCCATGGATCATTGAAGTCAACACCAATCCCGATCCGTACATTTTTAATCAGCTTTCGGATAAAACCATGTACCGCAAGGTTATGGCCTACCGCCGGGCGCAGCAGACAACCCGTCCCAAGCGTTAG
- a CDS encoding C39 family peptidase: protein MAAERCCFMTSTVTGKKLNLEPYTQWAPGVRSASSACGPATMAAITEYWGKKLGRPDLIGKERFRSKAEHINHLYGRYGGRPWGMSARGFAKGIKAYLRASLGNEPAIRLWSFNDFALYKAEIDAGRPVAVKFDKWFSLHWFGNYAYNYHWTVGTGYEMTESGLWLIIQDNGSKRANGAFAASRERRIEYAGNREVITMMSVNL, encoded by the coding sequence TTGGCGGCAGAACGCTGTTGCTTTATGACGAGTACCGTTACCGGAAAAAAGCTTAATCTGGAGCCTTACACCCAGTGGGCGCCGGGCGTCCGGTCTGCTTCGTCCGCCTGCGGGCCCGCCACGATGGCCGCGATTACGGAGTATTGGGGCAAGAAGCTGGGGAGGCCGGACCTTATCGGCAAGGAGCGTTTCCGCTCTAAGGCGGAGCATATCAATCATTTGTACGGGAGATACGGCGGAAGGCCGTGGGGGATGAGCGCGCGCGGTTTCGCCAAGGGGATTAAGGCGTATCTCAGGGCATCTCTCGGAAACGAACCCGCGATTCGGCTGTGGAGCTTCAATGATTTCGCCTTGTACAAGGCGGAAATCGACGCGGGCCGGCCGGTGGCGGTGAAGTTCGACAAATGGTTCTCCCTGCACTGGTTCGGGAACTACGCGTACAACTATCACTGGACGGTGGGAACGGGCTATGAGATGACGGAGTCCGGTCTCTGGCTGATTATCCAGGATAACGGATCGAAACGGGCGAACGGAGCGTTTGCTGCAAGCCGGGAGCGCCGAATTGAATATGCTGGCAATCGCGAGGTAATAACGATGATGTCGGTGAATTTGTAG
- a CDS encoding glycosyltransferase family 2 protein, which yields MNGSMTLSIAICTRNRHEDLRKCLKSIFSQRDIAGAVIEILIIDDGDTQESWLDEVRRELPPGMELGYHRKNREEAGLLKSRIYATHASKYETLLFLDDDVELEADYLAVLLRTFERYPDAVGVGGVDQSFSCSLKGRLLMLISGRSRFDPGKLSYSGFASAMNLWNRQKRVFRTEFLHGCNMCFRKSALRDVKVVEWLNGYSLGEDLYLSYLAGLHGPMIINPELKLVHHGSPASRDKEEQVAYTKVINHYELLKLRTGITPFRYAMLLWTAGFLYAETALRRRKEASSGYLRGIRELRGAQTRS from the coding sequence TTGAACGGATCGATGACGTTGTCGATAGCCATTTGCACCCGGAACAGACATGAGGATTTAAGGAAATGCCTGAAGTCGATATTTAGCCAGAGGGATATTGCAGGCGCGGTGATTGAAATTCTGATCATTGACGACGGCGATACGCAGGAATCCTGGTTGGATGAGGTCAGGAGGGAACTGCCTCCCGGTATGGAACTGGGCTACCACCGGAAGAATCGGGAGGAAGCGGGCCTGCTTAAATCACGGATTTATGCGACCCATGCCTCTAAATATGAGACCCTTCTGTTCCTGGATGACGATGTAGAGCTGGAAGCGGATTATCTGGCCGTACTTCTGCGGACATTTGAACGCTATCCTGATGCCGTCGGCGTTGGCGGAGTAGACCAGAGCTTCTCCTGCTCCCTGAAGGGCAGACTGCTCATGCTGATAAGCGGCCGAAGCCGTTTCGACCCCGGGAAGCTGTCTTACAGCGGATTTGCTTCCGCCATGAATTTGTGGAACCGGCAGAAACGGGTCTTCCGGACCGAATTCCTGCACGGATGCAATATGTGCTTCCGCAAGTCGGCGCTGCGGGATGTAAAAGTGGTTGAATGGCTGAACGGCTACAGCCTTGGCGAAGACCTGTATCTGTCCTATCTGGCAGGGCTGCACGGGCCGATGATTATAAATCCGGAGCTCAAGCTGGTGCACCACGGGTCGCCGGCTTCCAGAGACAAGGAGGAACAGGTCGCCTATACCAAAGTTATCAACCACTATGAGCTGCTGAAGCTCAGAACCGGCATAACGCCTTTCCGCTATGCCATGCTGCTGTGGACAGCCGGATTTTTATACGCGGAAACGGCCCTCCGGCGCCGGAAGGAGGCAAGCAGCGGCTATCTCAGAGGCATACGGGAGCTCAGAGGGGCGCAGACCCGAAGCTAA
- a CDS encoding P-II family nitrogen regulator yields the protein MLMLEIIVRPEKADEVMAELLAAGFPSISKMDILGRGKQKGIQVGTNHYNQISKKMLMMVIPEDDKEEVIDIVKRTARTGDHGSFGDGKIFVLPVLEAYTVSTGKKEL from the coding sequence ATGTTGATGCTCGAAATTATCGTAAGACCGGAGAAGGCCGATGAAGTGATGGCGGAACTGCTGGCCGCAGGTTTTCCTTCCATCAGTAAAATGGATATATTGGGACGCGGTAAGCAAAAAGGAATTCAAGTCGGCACGAACCACTACAACCAGATTTCGAAAAAAATGCTGATGATGGTTATTCCTGAGGATGACAAGGAGGAAGTCATCGACATTGTGAAGCGGACGGCAAGAACCGGCGATCACGGCTCTTTCGGGGACGGCAAAATTTTCGTACTCCCCGTTCTGGAAGCGTATACAGTCAGTACCGGCAAAAAAGAATTGTAA
- a CDS encoding basic amino acid ABC transporter substrate-binding protein, which produces METRKETKTRNKWILSALIAILVLAIAGCGSDNANNASSASNAGSTNSGGSAPETSAPETVVKFASDASYAPMEYMDKDTIKGFDIDFIAAVMEEAGMKYEVVNTGWDTMLQSVKQGTEYQAGLSAVSITDDRKQTYDFSVPYFESTNMILVKEGSDIKSALDLKDKKVAVQTATTADELMSKIMGVGNTKLKRFDSNAVAMMELDNGGADAVVADIAIVREYIKNNPKMKLVGITDTPNFGSEFYGILYPKGSELKAKLDPAIQKVIENGKYEEIYKKWFGEAPDLTNLKNAK; this is translated from the coding sequence GTGGAGACTAGAAAAGAGACGAAGACCCGAAATAAATGGATTTTGTCAGCTTTAATTGCAATTCTGGTATTGGCTATTGCGGGCTGCGGATCGGATAACGCAAATAATGCAAGCAGCGCAAGTAATGCAGGCAGCACAAACTCCGGCGGCAGCGCCCCAGAAACAAGCGCCCCAGAAACAGTCGTCAAGTTCGCGAGCGACGCTTCCTATGCGCCGATGGAATACATGGACAAGGATACGATCAAGGGCTTCGACATCGACTTTATCGCTGCGGTCATGGAAGAAGCGGGAATGAAGTACGAAGTGGTGAACACCGGCTGGGATACGATGCTTCAGAGTGTGAAGCAGGGCACGGAATATCAGGCAGGCCTGTCTGCGGTGTCCATTACCGATGATCGCAAACAGACCTATGATTTCTCTGTTCCTTACTTTGAATCGACCAATATGATTTTGGTCAAGGAAGGCAGCGACATCAAGAGCGCGCTGGACCTGAAAGACAAGAAGGTTGCCGTACAGACCGCCACTACCGCCGATGAACTGATGAGCAAGATTATGGGTGTGGGCAACACGAAGCTGAAGCGCTTTGACAGCAACGCTGTAGCGATGATGGAACTGGACAATGGCGGTGCGGACGCGGTTGTGGCCGATATCGCGATCGTTCGCGAGTATATTAAGAACAACCCGAAAATGAAGCTGGTCGGCATTACGGATACGCCGAATTTCGGCTCCGAGTTTTACGGGATTCTGTATCCGAAGGGCAGCGAGCTGAAAGCGAAGCTGGACCCTGCGATCCAAAAGGTAATTGAGAACGGCAAGTACGAGGAAATCTACAAGAAATGGTTCGGAGAAGCTCCCGATCTGACTAATTTGAAGAATGCGAAGTAA